In the genome of Halictus rubicundus isolate RS-2024b chromosome 9, iyHalRubi1_principal, whole genome shotgun sequence, one region contains:
- the Tsg101 gene encoding tumor susceptibility gene 101, whose product MVKMTPLDEGKIRQGLTKYQNPDTSRKHVIRVLNVYKGLQFMVEPFVFNDGSRKELFNLQGTIPVSYKGTCYNIPVCIWLMDTHPNNAPMCYVKPTADMTIRVSEFVDHNGKIYLPYLHDWFPHSSDLLSLIQIMIVTFGDKPPVYTKMKKDTQSSSTPYPIQPFMPMPGAGSHVPGSNFPYMQNSQYGGGNNAYPPYMPTPSSGFPYPGYGSYGGTASNYPSQSYGSYPYPPITQPSAVVPEPAGGSGTITEEHIRASLLSAVEDKLRRRLKEQFSQLLAELETLRRTQQELTAGSCHLDELFDRLKKEQAELEKNITILQDKEAELEKEIAKLSDNQSIDVDEAVTTIAPLYKQMLNAFAEEAATEDAIYYLGEGLRCSILDLDAFLKQVRQLSRRQFMLRALMQRCRQKAGLAG is encoded by the exons ATGGTGAAAATGACACCGTTGGATGAGGGGAAGATAAGACAAGGTTTAACAAAG TATCAAAATCCAGATACCTCAAGAAAGCATGTCATCAGAGTTCTAAATGTTTATAAAGGCTTGCAATTCATGGTCGAGCCGTTCG TGTTCAATGATGGGTCACGCAAAGAATTATTCAATTTACAAGGCACAATACCCGTCTCTTATAAAG GTACTTGCTATAACATCCCTGTGTGTATATGGCTCATGGACACACATCCAAACAATGCACCAATGTGCTATGTTAAGCCTACAGCTGACATGACTATTAGAGTCAGCGAGTTTGTTGATCACaatggaaaaatttatttaccttACCTTCATGATTGGTTCCCG CATTCATCCGATTTACTCAGCctaattcaaataatgattgTTACTTTCGGAGATAAACCGCCTGTATATACTAAAATGAAGAAAGACACTCAGTCGAGTTCTACTCCTTATCCTATACAAC CTTTCATGCCCATGCCTGGAGCTGGCAGCCACGTACCTGGCTCAAACTTTCCATACATGCAAAATTCTCAGTACGGAGGTGGCAACAACGCGTATCCCCCATACATGCCCACCCCATCCTCTGGATTCCCATATCCAGGTTATGGTTCTTATGGTGGTACTGCTTCGAATTATCCGTCGCAAAGCTATGGTTCTTATCCGTATCCTCCAATAACTCAACCT TCTGCTGTAGTACCCGAGCCTGCTGGCGGATCGGGTACCATAACGGAGGAGCACATCAGAGCGTCTTTGTTGTCGGCTGTGGAGGATAAACTTAGACGGAGACTCAAGGAACAATTTTCGCAACTGTTAGCCGAGTTAGAGACATTACGTCGAACGCAACAGGAACTCACTGCCGGATCTTGCCACCTAGACGAGTTGTTTGACCGATTGAAGAAAGAACAGGCTGAACTCGAAAAAAATATTACTATACTTCAGGATAAGGAGGCGGAATTAGAGAAAGAAATCGCTAAACTGTCCGATAATCAGTCGATAGACGTTGATGAAGCCGTTACCACAATTGCACCGCTTTACAAACA AATGTTGAACGCGTTCGCGGAAGAGGCTGCCACGGAAGATGCGATATATTATCTCGGCGAGGGTTTGCGTTGCAGTATCTTGGATTTGGATGCGTTCTTGAAGCAAGTGAGACAACTCTCGCGCAGACAATTCATGCTCAGAGCACTCATGCAACGCTGCCGTCAGAAAGCGGGGCTAGCCggttaa